Proteins co-encoded in one Rhopalosiphum maidis isolate BTI-1 chromosome 2, ASM367621v3, whole genome shotgun sequence genomic window:
- the LOC113555179 gene encoding uncharacterized protein LOC113555179, giving the protein MGGSNECVQIDDSLLRGKRKYNRGRILLGDHRGANLTDDDSSDSDSENIPPNNRNRNYCKRVERPWVFGMCWRHDGFLEKRFFVVERRDRATLIPIIEKEILPGT; this is encoded by the coding sequence ATGGGTGGATCTAATGAATGTGTTCAAATTGACGACTCATTACTACGAGGGAAAAGGAAATATAATAGAGGCAGGATTCTACTGGGTGATCATAGAGGTGCAAATTTGACGGACGACGATAGTTCTGATTCTGATTCTGAAAATATTCCTCCTAATAACAGGAATAGAAATTATTGCAAACGAGTAGAAAGACCTTGGGTTTTTGGAATGTGTTGGCGGCATGATGGTTTTCttgaaaaacgtttttttgttgttgaacGTCGAGATAGAGCTACACTTATTCcaataattgaaaaagaaaTACTTCCaggaacataa
- the LOC113551968 gene encoding signal transducing adapter molecule 1 has translation MGSFLLSSSFDADVEKATSGTSTTEDWALIMEICDKVGASSVNSKDCLKSIIKRLYNQDPHVVLQAITLFDACVNNCGKNFLLEVASRHFEQEYRKLLAKNLPQKVADRLKSLLKKWAENEFKNDPQLNLIPSLYTKLKQEGVDFSLTPDVNHSKSGKSKDLVSLQEVDDIAKAIELSLLENERSAQKKPTGETDRRSYLKKVKALYDFEAAEDNELSFSAGNIIYVLDSSDPNWWKGFTDKHPEGLFPANFVTTDLSSPKDISEEVNTKKSKVKHSAEDFKSVEIDENKIDSLLQLLREANPEDDSTDTEEMSILEAQANAMGPMIEAQLEQLDKKHSQLTQLCTELLEAVKLYNIFMKEPVVGYASKPQTEPIQPPTMSPQHMMHPQHMQMYNGMMANYAPLPVEHYMPGSQYPVNPSHMMSRPNIGGQIHEQPSYQIPNMQNIPNYNQVYGPGQTAPSESLPQVMNYVPQPQPPPQQ, from the coding sequence ATGGGATCCTTCCTGTTATCATCTTCATTTGACGCTGATGTTGAAAAGGCAACAAGCGGTACTAGTACAACAGAAGATTGGGCTTTAATAATGGAAATATGTGATAAAGTGGGAGCTTCATCAGTTAATTCCAAAGACTGTTTAAAATCGATAATAAAAAGACTCTATAACCAAGACCCACATGTTGTACTTCAGGCTATTACACTTTTTGATGCTTGCGTTAACAATTGTGGAAAAAATTTTCTACTTGAAGTGGCTTCCAGACATTTTGAACAGGAATACCGTAAATTATTAGCTAAAAATTTACCTCAAAAAGTGGCAGATAGATTAAAATCACTATTAAAGAAATGGGcagaaaatgaatttaaaaacgatcCTCAGTTGAATCTTATACCATCtttgtatactaaattaaaacaagaAGGTGTTGACTTTTCATTGACTCCAGATGTAAACCATTCAAAAAGTGGTAAATCAAAAGATTTAGTATCATTACAAGAAGTTGATGATATAGCTAAAGCTATTGAACTTAGTTTACTAGAAAATGAACGTTCTGCACAGAAAAAACCAACGGGTGAAACAGACCGGagatcatatttaaaaaaagtaaaagcaTTATATGATTTTGAGGCAGCTGAAGACAATGAACTATCATTTTCTGCTGGAAATATAATCTATGTTCTTGATTCTTCCGATCCTAATTGGTGGAAAGGATTTACTGACAAACATCCTGAAGGTCTTTTTCCTGCAAATTTTGTAACAACAGATTTATCAAGTCCAAAGGACATATCTGAAGAAGTTAATACAAAGAAATCAAAAGTCAAACATTCTGCTGAAGATTTTAAGTCTGTTgaaattgatgaaaataaaatagacagTTTACTTCAGCTATTGCGCGAAGCAAACCCAGAAGATGATAGCACAGACACTGAAGAAATGTCTATATTAGAAGCACAAGCAAATGCTATGGGACCAATGATAGAAGCTCAACTTGAACAGCTCGATAAGAAACATTCCCAACTCACACAGTTGTGTACAGAACTATTAGAAgcagtaaaattgtataacatattcaTGAAAGAGCCAGTGGTTGGCTATGCATCCAAACCACAAACTGAACCTATACAACCTCCCACTATGTCACCACAGCATATGATGCATCCACAGCACATGCAAATGTATAATGGTATGATGGCTAACTATGCACCCTTGCCAGTTGAACATTACATGCCTGGGTCACAATATCCAGTTAATCCCAGTCACATGATGTCCAGACCAAATATTGGAGGTCAAATACATGAGCAGCCATCATATCAAATTCCCAACATGCAGAACATTCCCAATTATAATCAAGTGTATGGTCCAGGGCAAACTGCACCGTCTGAATCATTACCACAAGTCATGAATTATGTACCTCAACCCCAACCACCTCCACAACAATAA
- the LOC113555176 gene encoding xylulose kinase, with product MTSELSTDGRLCRYYRDAIPTPTDVMMPITYLGLDFSTQQLKGVIVDDELHKIFEATVHFDTELQEFRTHGGVIKGKDRQHREVTAPTIMWVKALDVLLDRLQVCGADLSTVAAVSGSGQQHGTVYWTNGAEKTLQTLNPTGFLHMQLASCFSVVNSPVWMDSSTTKQCKHLEDTVGGPQQLADITGSKAYERFSGPQIAKMAENKPGAYHNTERISLVSSFGCSLFLGAYAPIDWSDGSGMNLLDIKTKEWSTECLEACAPGLDLKLGRTVPPGTDLGPISNYYAERFGFNPECRVVSFTGDNPASLAGLCLCDNDIAISLGTSDTLFLSLDEPRCLEEGHVLVSPINRDAYMVLLCFKNGSLTRERLRNHYANESWDHFNTLLERTPRGNFGYLGLYYDEQEIIPWIQGDYRFDKNDGLVDRFPSREIEVKALVEGQFIAKRAHAEQLGYIIDAKTRIIATGGASNNNTMLQILSDVFNAPVYIQEAANSAVLGAAYQAKRGLVQSKNSDFIDSFQSVVTTVPPPKLACSPHKDANEIYTPMVKRYNYIIKEVLSAIRK from the exons ATGACGAGCGAACTGTCGACAGACGGCCGACTTTGCCGTTACTACCGAGACGCGATCCCGACGCCGACCGACGTTATGATGCCCATCACGTACTTGGGATTAGACTTCAGCACGCAACAG TTGAAAGGAGTTATCGTTGACGATGAACTTCACAAGATCTTCGAGGCCACAGTACATTTCGACACAGAGCTCCAGGAGTTCCGGACTCATGGTGGTGTGATTAAGGGCAAAGACAGACAGCACCGTGAGGTGACAGCGCCAACGATTATGTGGGTCAAAGCCTTGGACGTATTATTGGACCGGTTGCAAGTATGCGGTGCCGATTTGAGTACCGTTGCCGCGGTTTCTGGTTCCGGGCAG CAACATGGCACGGTTTATTGGACGAACGGTGCTGAAAAAACGCTACAAACTCTAAACCCAACCGGATTTTTACACATGCAATTAGCGTCTTGTTTTTCCGTAGTCAACTCACCAGTGTGGATGGATTCTAGCACCACGAAACAATGTAAACACCTCGAGGATACTGTCGGCGGACCTCAG CAATTGGCTGACATCACCGGATCGAAGGCGTACGAGAGGTTTTCCGGACCGCAAATCGCCAAAATGGCCGAAAACAAACCAGGAGCCTATCACAACACTGAA agGATATCGCTGGTGAGCAGTTTCGGCTGTTCGTTATTTCTCGGCGCATACGCCCCAATCGATTGGTCCGATGGTTCCGGAATGAATTTGTTGGATATCAAGACCAAGGAGTGGTCGACTGAGTGCTtggaa GCGTGCGCACCAGGGCTGGACTTGAAGCTGGGACGGACCGTGCCGCCGGGTACCGATTTGGGGCCAATTAGCAATTATTACGCAGAAAGGTTTGGTTTCAATCCCGAGTGCCGGGTGGTGTCATTCACTGGCGACAATCCAGCGTCGTTAGCCGGCCTGTGCTTATGCGATAACGACATCGCTATAAGTCTCGGGACCAGCGATACTCTGTTCCTATCGCTCGACGAGCCTAGATGTCTGGAAGAGGGACACGTCCTGGTCAGCCCGATTAACCGAGACGCGTACATGGTACTCTTGTG tttcaaaAACGGCTCGTTGACCCGCGAAAGACTGCGAAATCACTACGCCAACGAGTCGTGGGACCACTTCAATACATTGTTGGAGAGAACGCCGAGAGGAAATTTCGGATACCTGGGCCTGTACTATGACGAACAAGAGATCATACCATGGATACAAGGCGACTACCGTTTCGACAAAAACGACGGACTCGTAGACAGGTTCCCCAGCCGGGAAATTGAAGTCAAAGCGTTGGTCGAGGGACAGTTCATAGCTAAAAGGGCGCATGCCGAACAGTTAGGATACATCATAG aTGCCAAGACGAGGATCATAGCTACGGGAGGCGCTTCAAACAACAATACAATGCTGCAAATTTTATCTGACGTTTTTAACGCACCAGTTTATATTCAA GAAGCTGCTAATTCTGCAGTCCTAGGTGCTGCATATCAAGCTAAACGCGGACTTGTTCAAAGTAAGAATAGTGACTTCATCGATTCATTTCAATCGGTGGTAACCACTGTTCCTCCTCCTAAGTTAGCTTGCTCTCCTCATAAAGATGCTAATGAA ATTTACACTCCAATGGTCAAGcggtacaattatattattaaagaggTGCTATCtgcaattagaaaataa
- the LOC113555175 gene encoding splicing factor 3A subunit 1: MPEGVEEVPTIGIIYPPPEVRNIVDKTASFVARNGPEFESRIRQNELGNPKFNFLTQGDPYHAYYVHKVKDLREKAAQEPTLPPKETKSMSTATQLKQQELLKQVQESIFVPKDPPKEFEFIADPPSISALDLDIVKLTALFVARNGRQFLTNLMAREQRNFQFDFLRPQHSLFQYFTKLLEQYTKVLMPPKDLMKCLKEESYDRQQILDDVKYRSEWQKHQDALRRKEEQLIEKERLAYAQIDWHDFVVVETVDFQYGEIGNFPPPTTPDQVGVRTLMQERVDNGEETVEMSDAEDDMQVDSDDEIEKRVNGRMYAPESELRVPGEEKSSRDNNQVQDMDESSSDDDSDLPPGVSRSDSRSNQMVQPAVPEKVIVKKGYNPKQIVRAPVKAPPEEYLISPITGEKIPASKVQEHMRIGLLDPRWVEQRDKHISDKMNQESVYAPGAAIEASLKQLAERRTDIFGVGVEETAIGKKIGEEESRKDDKATWDGHTSSVEAATRAARANITLEDQIHQIHKVKGLIHDDEKEKIGPKPVSGTVTISHPPTSQAVSVQMSMANNMQNAMMQPHAPNMMQSQPMMIVQQQQQMMVPQPQAYQVMQPQMPPNPFLGAARGMMQPPLPQGPPGMKHVMEVAEDEPLMKKQKTEDSLEPEIQFMMKFNGPVMFNVGTPVLTDKPEWALNGQILNITLPLQETVSVIKTKIHELTGMPPGKQKLQCDGLFFKDSNTLAYYNIGPGSTIHLQLKERGGRKK, encoded by the exons atgCCTGAAGGTGTTGAAGAAGTTCCTACCATCGGCATTATTTATCCACCGCCAGAAGTAAGGA ATATTGTCGATAAAACTGCCAGTTTTGTAGCTAGAAATGGACCAGAATTTGAATCACGTATTCGTCAAAATGAATTGGGCAATCCCAAATTCAATTTCCTTACCCAAGGCGATCCTTACCATGCGTACTATGTACACAAAGTCAAAGACCTCAGAGAAAAAGCTG CACAAGAGCCGACCTTACCACCCAAAGAAACAAAAAGCATGTCAACCGCTACCCAACTCAAACAACAAGAGCTCCTGAAACAAGTTCAGGAATCAATATTTGTACCAAAAGATCCACCAAAAGAATTTGAATTCATTGCTGATCCTCCATCAATATCAGCTCTGGACTT AGATATAGTAAAGCTTACAGCATTATTTGTTGCTCGTAATGGCAGACAGTTTTTAACCAATCTAATGGCAAGGGAACAACGTAACTTTCAGTTTGACTTTTTACGCCCACAACATTcactatttcaatattttacaaagcTTCTTGAACAGTACACTAAAGTGCTGATGCCTCCTAAAGATCTTATGAAGTGTTTAAAAGAAGAAAGTTATGATAGACAACAAATTTTAGATGATGTCAAATATCGTTCTGAATGGCAAAAACACCAAGATGCTTTACGTAGAAAAGAAGAACAACTTATAGAAAAAGAAAGAT TGGCTTATGCTCAGATTGATTGGCAtgattttgttgttgttgaaaCTGTTGACTTTCAATATGGTGAAATTGGAAATTTTCCACCCCCAACTACTCCTGATCAAGTTGGTGTGCGTACATTAATGCAAGAACGTGTAGATAATGGAGAAGAAACTGTTGAAATGAGTGATGCAGAAGACGACATGCAAGTAGACAGTGATGATGAAATTGAAAAACGAGTTAATGGTAGGATGTATGCTCCAGAAAGTGAACTAAGAGTTCCAGGTGAAGAAAAGTCCAGTAGAGATAACAaccaa gttcAAGATATGGATGAGTCGTCTAGTGATGATGACAGTGATTTACCACCAGGTGTTTCAAGATCTGATAGTCGTTCAAACCAAATGGTTCAACCGGCTGTTCCTGAAAAAGTTATTGTGAAAAAGGGATACAATCCCAAACAAa TTGTACGAGCACCAGTTAAAGCACCTCCtgaagaatatttaatatctccAATTACTGGTGAAAAGATACCTGCAAGTAAAGTTCAAGAACATATGAGAATTGGATTATTAGATCCTCGTTGGGTAGAACAACGAGATAAACATATTAGTGATAAGATGAACCAGGAATCAGTGTATGCTCCAG GAGCTGCTATTGAGGCTAGTTTAAAACAGTTGGCAGAACGTCGTACTGATATATTTGGTGTTGGTGTCGAAGAAACTGCCATTGGTAAAAAAATTGGAGAAGAAGAAAGTAGAAAAGatgataaa gcTACATGGGATGGGCACACCTCTAGTGTGGAAGCTGCAACTCGTGCAGCACGAGCTAATATCACCCTAGAAGACCAAATTCACCAAATACATAAAGTAAAAGGTCTAATTCATGAtgatgaaaaagaaaaaattggtCCAAAACCAGTATCGGGTACAGTAACTATTTCTCATCCGCCTACTTCTCAAGCTGTTTCTGTACAAATGTCAATGgctaataatatgcaaaacgCTATGATGCAACCCCATGCTCCTAATATGATGCAATCACAACCTATGATGATTGttcagcaacaacaacaaatgaTGG TTCCACAACCTCAAGCTTATCAAGTAATGCAGCCCCAAATGCCACCAAATCCATTTTTGGGAGCTGCTAGAGGAATGATGCAACCTCCCTTACCACAGGGTCca CCTGGAATGAAACATGTAATGGAAGTTGCTGAGGATGAACCACttatgaaaaaacaaaagacTGAAGATTCCTTAGAACCTGAAATACAGTTCATGATGaagtttaat ggtcctgttatgtttaatgttgGAACACCTGTACTAACGGACAAACCGGAATGGGCTCTCAATGgacagatattaaatattacattaccaTTACAAGAGACAGTATCTGTGATTAAGACAAAAATTCACGAGTTAACAGGAATGCCACCTGgcaaacaaaaattacaatgtgAT GGATTGTTCTTCAAAGATTCTAATACATTAGCTTATTATAACATAGGCCCTGGTTCAACTATTCATTTGCAATTGAAAGAACGTGGTGGTCGTAAAAAGTAA